A single window of Pseudomonas benzenivorans DNA harbors:
- a CDS encoding FAD-binding oxidoreductase has product MTTAALIEELKTLVEPGKVLTDADSLATYGKDWTKHFAPAPCAIVFPKSTEQVQAIVRWANQHRVALVPSGGRTGLSAAAVAANGEVVVSFDYMNQILEFNEFDRTAVCQPGVITQQLQDFAEDKGLYYPVDFASAGSSQIGGNIGTNAGGIKVIRYGMTRNWVAGLKVVTGTGELLELNKDLIKNATGYDLRQLFIGAEGTLGFVVEATMRLDRAPRNLTAMVLGTPDFDSIMPVLHAFQGKLDLTAFEFFSDRCLDKILDRGDVPAPFETRTPFYALLEFEATTEEVAEAALATFEHCVEQGWVLDGVMSQSEQQLQNLWKLREYISETISHFTPYKNDISVTVSKVPAFLADIDSLVNSNYPDFEVLWYGHIGDGNLHLNILKPDALSKDEFFAKCATVNKWVFEVVQKYNGSISAEHGVGMTKRDYLGYSRSAAEIGYMKAIKAVFDPAGIMNPGKIFPL; this is encoded by the coding sequence ATGACCACAGCTGCCCTGATCGAAGAACTGAAGACCCTGGTCGAGCCCGGCAAAGTGCTCACCGATGCCGATTCCCTCGCCACCTACGGCAAGGACTGGACCAAGCACTTCGCCCCGGCGCCCTGCGCCATCGTCTTCCCCAAGAGCACCGAGCAGGTCCAGGCCATCGTGCGCTGGGCCAATCAGCACAGGGTCGCCCTGGTGCCCTCGGGCGGCCGTACCGGCCTGTCCGCCGCCGCGGTGGCGGCCAACGGTGAAGTGGTGGTGTCTTTCGACTACATGAACCAGATTCTCGAGTTCAACGAGTTCGACCGTACCGCGGTCTGCCAGCCGGGGGTGATCACCCAGCAGTTGCAGGATTTCGCCGAAGACAAGGGCCTGTACTACCCGGTGGACTTCGCGTCCGCCGGTTCCAGCCAGATCGGCGGCAATATCGGCACCAATGCCGGCGGCATCAAGGTGATTCGCTACGGCATGACCCGTAACTGGGTGGCCGGTCTGAAGGTGGTCACCGGCACCGGCGAGCTGCTCGAGCTGAACAAGGACCTGATCAAGAACGCCACCGGCTACGACCTGCGCCAGCTGTTTATCGGCGCCGAAGGCACCCTCGGGTTCGTCGTCGAGGCCACCATGCGCCTGGACCGCGCGCCGCGCAACCTCACCGCCATGGTCCTCGGCACTCCGGATTTCGACTCGATCATGCCGGTGCTGCATGCCTTCCAGGGCAAGCTCGACCTGACCGCCTTCGAATTCTTCTCCGACCGCTGCCTGGACAAGATCCTCGACCGCGGCGACGTGCCGGCGCCCTTCGAGACCCGCACGCCCTTCTATGCGTTGCTGGAGTTCGAGGCGACCACCGAGGAAGTGGCCGAGGCCGCCCTGGCCACCTTCGAGCATTGCGTCGAGCAGGGCTGGGTGCTGGACGGGGTGATGAGCCAGAGCGAACAGCAGCTGCAGAACCTGTGGAAGCTGCGCGAGTACATCTCCGAGACCATCTCGCATTTCACCCCGTACAAGAACGACATCTCGGTCACCGTCTCCAAGGTGCCGGCCTTCCTCGCCGATATCGACAGCCTGGTCAACAGCAACTACCCGGACTTCGAGGTGCTCTGGTACGGCCATATCGGCGACGGCAACCTGCACCTGAACATCCTCAAGCCAGACGCGCTGAGCAAGGACGAGTTCTTCGCCAAGTGCGCGACGGTGAACAAGTGGGTGTTCGAGGTGGTGCAGAAGTACAACGGCTCGATCTCCGCCGAGCACGGCGTCGGCATGACCAAGCGCGATTACCTGGGCTACAGCCGCTCCGCGGCGGAAATCGGCTACATGAAGGCGATCAAGGCGGTGTTCGACCCGGCCGGCATCATGAACCCCGGGAAGATCTTTCCGCTTTGA
- a CDS encoding fumarylacetoacetate hydrolase family protein has product MSYQHQYVDGTHIHFPLGKVVCIGRNYAEHAKELNNPVPSEPLLFIKPGSCVVPLDDGFSIPEGRGAVHYEAEIAVLIGKPLSRSPDAEEVRDAISGFAPALDLTLREVQAQLKEKGYPWEIAKSFDGACVLAPFVPGDAIEALQDIGIRLSINGEVRQDGNSCDMLNPILPLIQHICGHFSLQPGDVILTGTPVGVGPLYKGDELVLELVGHSSFTSRTL; this is encoded by the coding sequence ATGAGTTACCAGCACCAGTATGTCGATGGCACCCATATCCATTTTCCCCTGGGCAAGGTCGTGTGCATCGGCCGCAACTATGCCGAGCACGCCAAGGAGCTTAACAATCCGGTGCCCAGCGAGCCGCTGCTGTTCATCAAGCCGGGCAGCTGCGTGGTGCCGCTGGACGACGGCTTCAGCATTCCCGAGGGGCGCGGCGCGGTGCATTACGAGGCGGAAATCGCCGTGCTGATCGGCAAGCCGCTGTCGCGCAGTCCCGATGCCGAGGAGGTGCGCGACGCCATTTCCGGTTTCGCCCCGGCGCTGGACCTGACCCTGCGCGAGGTGCAGGCCCAGCTCAAGGAAAAGGGTTACCCCTGGGAGATCGCCAAGTCCTTCGACGGTGCCTGCGTGCTGGCCCCCTTCGTCCCGGGCGATGCCATCGAGGCGTTGCAGGACATCGGTATCCGCCTGAGCATCAACGGCGAAGTCCGCCAGGACGGCAACAGCTGCGACATGCTTAACCCCATCCTGCCGCTGATCCAGCATATCTGCGGGCACTTCAGCCTGCAGCCGGGCGATGTCATTCTGACCGGCACGCCAGTGGGTGTCGGCCCCCTGTACAAGGGCGACGAACTGGTGCTGGAATTGGTGGGCCACTCGAGTTTCACCAGCCGCACGCTATAA
- a CDS encoding SdiA-regulated domain-containing protein translates to MPAILSRLPRPGVLALLALVALAALSIDYLQWHKRAYFWFKEQGLSLVEQQASIWLPGYRAVLRGKPLAGLEGDETSGLTYHPGRDTLFTVTGKHPQLVELSLDGEVLRRIRLEGFADPEGVELVGDGRLAIIDERRRTLTSFHLADDARSIDARDYPAFDLGFADAGNKGFEGIAWDARRQRVLLAKERGPLGLFSLPFPGEEGAAGTLQAMPHNLFVRDISSLTHDARTDHSLVLSDESSLLLELDERGEPVSFISLTSGRNGLLEGIEQAEGVTMDAAGNIYIVGEPNLLYVFKRRVET, encoded by the coding sequence ATGCCTGCAATCCTGTCCCGCCTGCCACGCCCAGGTGTTTTAGCGCTGCTGGCGCTGGTCGCGCTGGCGGCCCTGTCGATCGACTACCTGCAATGGCACAAGCGCGCCTATTTCTGGTTCAAGGAGCAGGGCCTGAGCCTGGTCGAGCAGCAGGCAAGCATCTGGCTGCCGGGCTACCGGGCGGTGTTGCGGGGCAAACCGCTGGCAGGCCTGGAGGGTGACGAGACTTCCGGTCTGACCTATCACCCCGGCCGCGACACCCTGTTCACCGTCACCGGCAAGCACCCGCAACTGGTCGAGCTGTCGCTCGATGGCGAGGTGTTGCGGCGTATTCGTCTCGAGGGCTTTGCCGATCCAGAGGGCGTCGAGCTGGTGGGTGATGGGCGCCTGGCGATCATCGACGAGCGCCGCCGCACCCTGACCAGCTTCCACCTGGCCGATGATGCCCGGAGCATCGATGCGCGCGATTACCCGGCCTTCGACCTGGGTTTCGCCGATGCCGGCAACAAGGGTTTCGAGGGCATTGCCTGGGATGCGCGCCGCCAGCGTGTGCTGCTCGCCAAGGAGCGCGGCCCGCTGGGGTTGTTCAGCCTGCCGTTTCCCGGTGAGGAGGGAGCGGCCGGCACCCTGCAGGCCATGCCGCATAACCTGTTCGTGCGTGACATTTCCTCCCTGACCCACGACGCGCGTACCGACCACTCCCTGGTGCTCTCCGACGAGTCGAGTCTGCTGCTGGAGCTGGACGAGCGCGGCGAGCCGGTCAGCTTCATCAGCCTGACCAGCGGCCGCAACGGCCTGCTGGAGGGTATCGAGCAGGCGGAGGGGGTGACCATGGACGCGGCCGGCAATATCTACATAGTCGGCGAGCCCAACCTGCTGTACGTGTTCAAGCGTCGGGTGGAAACCTAG
- the rpiA gene encoding ribose-5-phosphate isomerase RpiA: MTQDQLKQAVAQAAVDFILPKLDAKSVVGVGTGSTANCFIDALAQHRMEFDGAVASSEATAARLKGHGIPVYELNAVSDLEFYVDGADESDEHLNLIKGGGAALTREKIVAAVAKTFICIADASKLVPVLGAFPLPVEVIPMARSHVARELVKLGGDPVYREGVVTDNGNQILDVHNLSIVNPSELEAQINNIVGVVTNGLFAARPADLLLLGTAEGVKRLTR, encoded by the coding sequence ATGACCCAGGATCAACTGAAACAGGCAGTCGCCCAGGCCGCCGTCGACTTCATCCTCCCCAAGCTCGACGCCAAGAGCGTCGTCGGCGTCGGCACCGGCTCCACCGCCAACTGCTTCATCGATGCCCTGGCCCAGCACCGGATGGAATTCGACGGCGCCGTGGCCAGCTCCGAAGCCACCGCCGCCCGCCTCAAGGGCCATGGCATTCCGGTCTACGAACTGAACGCCGTCAGCGACCTGGAGTTCTATGTCGACGGCGCCGACGAGAGCGACGAGCACCTGAACCTGATCAAGGGCGGCGGCGCCGCCCTGACCCGCGAGAAGATCGTCGCGGCGGTGGCCAAGACCTTCATCTGCATCGCCGACGCCAGCAAGCTGGTGCCGGTGCTCGGCGCCTTCCCGCTGCCGGTGGAAGTGATCCCCATGGCCCGCAGCCATGTGGCCCGCGAACTGGTCAAGCTGGGTGGCGACCCGGTGTACCGCGAAGGCGTGGTCACCGACAACGGCAATCAGATCCTCGACGTGCACAACCTGTCGATCGTCAACCCGAGCGAACTGGAAGCGCAGATCAACAACATCGTCGGCGTGGTCACCAACGGCCTGTTCGCCGCGCGCCCGGCCGACCTGCTATTGCTCGGCACCGCCGAGGGCGTCAAGCGCCTCACCCGTTGA
- the ilvA gene encoding threonine ammonia-lyase, biosynthetic produces MLEQYVKKILTSRVYDVAVETPLQAANQLSERLGNQILLKREDLQPVFSFKIRGAYNKLAQLSSEEQARGVVTASAGNHAQGLALAAKVLGVKATIVMPKTTPEIKVNGVRSRGGKVVLHGDSFPEALAYSLKLVEEKGYIYIHPYDDPHTIAGQGTVAMEILRQHPGQLDAIFVPVGGGGLIAGIAAYVKYLRPEVRIIGVEPDDSNCLQAAMAAGERVVLPSVGLFADGVAVAQIGQHTFDICKDHVDEVITVSTDEICAAIKDIYDDTRSITEPAGALAVAGIKRYVEREGCSAQVLVGIDSGANVNFDRLRHVAERAELGEKREAIIAVTIPEQPGSFKAFCEAIGKRQITEFNYRYHTDKEAHIFVGVQTHPETDPRAALVASLAEQGFPVVDLTDNELAKLHIRHMVGGHAARVSDEVVLRFEFPERPGALFNFLQRLGGRWNISMFHYRNHGAADGRVVAGLQVPPAERHLVPAALDEIGYPYWDESDNPAYKLFLG; encoded by the coding sequence ATGCTCGAACAGTACGTCAAGAAGATCCTCACCTCGCGCGTCTACGACGTCGCGGTGGAAACCCCCCTGCAAGCCGCCAATCAGCTCTCCGAGCGCCTGGGCAACCAGATTCTGCTCAAGCGCGAAGACCTGCAGCCGGTGTTCTCCTTCAAGATTCGCGGCGCCTACAACAAGCTGGCCCAGTTGAGCAGTGAGGAACAGGCGCGTGGGGTGGTGACCGCCTCGGCCGGCAACCACGCCCAGGGCCTGGCCCTGGCGGCCAAGGTGCTGGGGGTCAAGGCGACCATCGTGATGCCCAAGACCACCCCGGAGATCAAGGTCAATGGCGTGCGCTCGCGCGGCGGCAAGGTGGTGCTGCACGGCGACAGCTTCCCCGAGGCCCTGGCCTACTCGCTGAAGCTGGTGGAGGAGAAGGGCTACATCTATATCCACCCCTACGATGACCCGCACACCATCGCCGGCCAGGGCACGGTGGCGATGGAGATCCTCCGCCAGCATCCCGGCCAGCTGGACGCCATCTTCGTCCCGGTGGGCGGCGGCGGGCTGATCGCCGGCATCGCCGCCTACGTCAAGTACCTGCGCCCCGAGGTCAGGATCATCGGCGTCGAGCCGGACGATTCCAACTGCCTGCAGGCCGCCATGGCCGCGGGTGAGCGGGTGGTGCTGCCGAGCGTCGGTCTGTTCGCCGACGGCGTGGCGGTGGCGCAGATCGGCCAGCACACCTTCGACATCTGCAAGGACCACGTCGACGAAGTGATCACCGTCAGCACCGACGAGATCTGCGCGGCGATCAAGGACATCTACGACGACACCCGCTCGATCACCGAGCCGGCCGGCGCCCTGGCGGTGGCCGGGATCAAGCGCTATGTCGAGCGCGAGGGCTGCAGCGCGCAGGTGCTGGTGGGCATCGACTCGGGCGCCAACGTCAACTTCGACCGCCTGCGCCACGTCGCCGAGCGCGCCGAGCTGGGCGAGAAGCGCGAGGCGATCATCGCCGTGACCATTCCCGAGCAGCCGGGCAGCTTCAAGGCCTTCTGCGAGGCGATCGGCAAACGCCAGATCACCGAGTTCAATTACCGCTATCACACCGACAAGGAAGCGCACATCTTCGTCGGCGTGCAGACCCACCCGGAGACCGACCCGCGTGCGGCGCTGGTGGCGAGCCTGGCGGAGCAGGGGTTCCCGGTGGTCGACCTGACCGACAACGAGCTGGCCAAGCTGCATATCCGCCATATGGTCGGTGGCCACGCCGCGCGGGTCAGCGACGAGGTGGTGCTGCGCTTCGAGTTTCCCGAGCGTCCCGGCGCCCTGTTCAACTTCCTGCAGCGCCTGGGCGGGCGCTGGAACATCTCCATGTTCCACTACCGCAACCACGGCGCGGCCGACGGCCGGGTGGTCGCCGGCCTGCAGGTGCCGCCGGCCGAACGTCATCTGGTGCCGGCGGCGCTCGACGAAATCGGTTACCCCTATTGGGACGAGAGCGACAATCCGGCCTACAAGCTGTTTCTGGGATGA
- a CDS encoding DUF2269 family protein — MEHYQLLKIAHSLPAVLLVLGVLAHVLMLWKAARSGDAAVLQRKLARTRSISLPVLGLLALSLPVSGWLLVDGAGWSLGQTWLLASSVLFGLLVVCGLLLGGRLKAWQALGEAPASSGLLRVTAAYAGLSLLLLLVILGLMGAKPA; from the coding sequence ATGGAACACTATCAGTTGCTGAAAATTGCCCACAGCCTGCCTGCCGTCCTGCTCGTGCTCGGCGTGCTGGCCCATGTGCTGATGCTCTGGAAGGCGGCGCGTAGCGGCGACGCGGCGGTGCTGCAGCGCAAGCTCGCGCGCACCCGCTCGATCAGCCTGCCGGTGCTGGGCCTGCTGGCGCTGAGTCTGCCGGTGAGTGGCTGGTTGCTGGTGGATGGGGCGGGCTGGTCGCTGGGGCAGACCTGGCTGCTGGCCAGCAGCGTGCTGTTTGGCCTTTTGGTGGTCTGCGGTCTGTTGCTGGGTGGACGCCTGAAGGCCTGGCAGGCGCTGGGTGAGGCGCCGGCTTCGAGCGGGCTGCTGCGGGTTACCGCCGCCTATGCCGGGCTGAGCCTGCTGTTGCTGCTGGTGATTCTGGGGCTGATGGGGGCCAAGCCGGCCTGA
- a CDS encoding HAD family hydrolase translates to MRLALFDLDNTLLGGDSDHAWGDYLCERGILDGVAYKARNDAFYEDYLAGRLDIRDYLNFSLEILGRSEMAQLEQWHREFMRDCIEPIILAKGEALLDEHRAAGDKLLIITATNRFVTAPIAARLGVDTLLATECEMAGGRYTGRTTDVPCFKEGKVTRLNRWLAETGLSLDDSCFYSDSLNDLPLLEQVTRPVAVDPDPKLRAEAQQRGWPIISLR, encoded by the coding sequence GTGCGCTTGGCCCTCTTCGACCTCGATAACACCCTGCTCGGCGGCGACAGCGACCACGCCTGGGGCGATTACCTGTGCGAGCGCGGCATCCTCGACGGCGTGGCCTACAAGGCGCGCAACGATGCCTTCTACGAGGATTACCTGGCCGGCCGCCTGGATATCCGCGACTACCTGAACTTCAGCCTGGAGATCCTCGGACGCAGCGAAATGGCCCAGCTCGAACAGTGGCACCGCGAGTTCATGCGCGACTGCATCGAACCGATCATCCTGGCCAAGGGCGAGGCCCTGCTGGACGAGCACCGCGCCGCCGGCGACAAGCTGCTGATCATCACCGCCACCAACCGCTTCGTCACCGCGCCGATCGCCGCGCGCCTGGGGGTCGACACCCTGCTGGCCACCGAGTGCGAGATGGCGGGCGGGCGCTACACCGGCCGCACCACCGACGTGCCCTGCTTCAAGGAAGGCAAGGTCACCCGCCTCAATCGCTGGCTCGCGGAAACCGGTCTGAGCCTGGACGACAGCTGCTTCTACAGCGACTCGCTGAACGACCTGCCGCTGCTGGAACAGGTGACCCGGCCGGTGGCGGTCGACCCCGACCCGAAGCTGCGCGCCGAAGCGCAGCAGCGCGGCTGGCCGATCATTTCGCTACGCTGA
- a CDS encoding RNA pyrophosphohydrolase: protein MIDPDGFRPNVGIILTNDAGQVLWARRINQDAWQFPQGGINDHESPEEALFRELNEEVGLEQQDVKILACTRGWLRYRLPQRLVRTHSQPLCIGQKQKWFLLRLQSDENKVRMDLTGKPEFDGWRWVSYWYPLGQVVTFKREVYRRALKELAPRLLARD from the coding sequence GTGATCGACCCTGATGGTTTTCGCCCGAATGTCGGCATCATCCTGACCAATGATGCCGGTCAGGTGCTCTGGGCGCGTCGGATTAACCAGGACGCCTGGCAGTTCCCGCAAGGCGGGATCAACGACCATGAGTCGCCGGAAGAAGCGCTGTTTCGCGAATTGAACGAGGAGGTCGGCCTGGAGCAGCAGGACGTGAAAATTCTCGCCTGCACCCGTGGCTGGTTGAGGTATCGTCTGCCTCAACGCCTGGTCCGTACCCACAGCCAGCCGCTGTGCATCGGCCAGAAACAGAAGTGGTTCCTGCTGCGTTTGCAGTCGGATGAGAACAAGGTGCGTATGGACCTGACCGGCAAGCCGGAGTTCGATGGCTGGCGCTGGGTCAGTTATTGGTATCCGCTGGGCCAGGTGGTCACATTCAAGCGCGAGGTATACCGTCGCGCCCTCAAGGAACTCGCTCCGCGCCTGTTGGCTCGGGACTGA